One window of Mucilaginibacter inviolabilis genomic DNA carries:
- the pgmB gene encoding beta-phosphoglucomutase, translating to MDNIKACIFDLDGVIVDTAIYHYKAWRRLANSLGFDFSEQQNEQLKGVSRVRSLQLILGWGGITKTEAEQEQLATQKNTWYVEMINQMTPAEIFPGAREFVQSCRDAGIKTALGSASKNAMTILEKLQIVPLFDAIIDGNNVTKPKPDPEVFLKGAEALGIEPQHCVVFEDAIAGVEAAKTGGMKAIGIGDPKVLYEADLVVSGLDKAPRPPKGGVGEWEPPANSSPFRGQGGLAWSIIEEGFDPQHHQISESIFSLGNGRMGQRANFEEAYSGQSLLGNYVAGVYYPDKTRVGWWKNGYPEYFAKVLNAANWTIIDVNLDGEQLDLAKCEVSNFRRELNMKVGFLKRNFNAKTAGGKVVEVEAVRFCSMVDDEAAAIKYTITPINFSGTFTLTPAIDGDIANKDSNYDEKFWDEVSKASQPDGGYVVMRTKKTGFEVATGMKFSLLQNGQAVSANAEAIAKEKYIASAITVQAQQGQSISMIKYVANLSSQNHKPEDLVANLNDTLNRISTKGFDTMLAEQAAAWAKKWEHNDIIIEGDVSAQQAIRFNIFQLNQTYTGEDDRLNIGPKGFTGEKYGGSTYWDTEAYCVPFYLATADQKVTRNLLLYRYKQLGKAIENAALLGFKDGAALYPMVTMDGTECHNEWEITFEEIHRNGAIAYAIFNYVRYTGDESYLTDYGLEVLIAIARFWSQRVSWSQAKEQYVMLGVTGPNEYENNINNNWYTSTLATWCMGYAMEVIEKVKTADKVKYDALAARINFDEATETSRYQHIIEKMYYGYDEKLQVFLQQDGYLDKEQILVKDLPAADRPLNQKWSWDRILRSCYIKQADVLQGIYFFEDRFDLETIRRNFDFYEPRTVHESSLSPCVHAILAAKLGDEARAYEFYLRTARLDLDDYNNDTEDGCHITSMAGTWMSVVEGFGGMRVRDDRLSFQPFIPAKWSSFSFHIGFRGALLNVKVSKDGVQIKNASDKETTVVVYGNEHVVEGNAEVTIAMSVV from the coding sequence ATGGATAACATTAAAGCCTGTATTTTTGACCTCGACGGCGTGATTGTAGATACAGCCATATACCATTACAAAGCCTGGCGACGCCTGGCCAATTCCCTGGGTTTTGATTTTTCCGAGCAGCAGAACGAACAGTTGAAAGGCGTAAGTCGTGTACGATCGTTACAACTGATACTGGGCTGGGGCGGCATAACCAAAACCGAGGCCGAGCAGGAACAGCTGGCTACTCAAAAAAATACCTGGTATGTAGAAATGATAAACCAGATGACGCCCGCCGAAATATTTCCCGGCGCACGTGAGTTTGTGCAAAGCTGCCGCGACGCGGGTATCAAAACCGCGTTGGGTTCGGCCAGTAAAAATGCCATGACTATTTTGGAGAAGCTGCAGATTGTGCCCCTGTTTGATGCCATTATCGACGGGAATAACGTGACTAAGCCCAAACCCGATCCTGAAGTGTTTTTGAAGGGAGCTGAAGCGCTGGGCATCGAACCACAACATTGCGTGGTATTTGAAGACGCCATTGCCGGGGTAGAGGCAGCCAAAACAGGTGGCATGAAAGCCATTGGCATAGGCGACCCTAAGGTGTTGTATGAGGCTGATTTGGTGGTGAGTGGGTTAGATAAAGCCCCCCGCCCCCCTAAAGGGGGAGTTGGCGAATGGGAGCCCCCTGCAAATAGCTCCCCCTTTAGGGGGCAGGGGGGGCTCGCCTGGAGCATTATTGAAGAAGGCTTCGATCCGCAGCATCATCAAATATCAGAGAGTATATTTAGCCTGGGTAATGGCCGCATGGGCCAGCGTGCTAATTTTGAGGAGGCTTACAGCGGACAATCATTATTGGGCAACTATGTAGCCGGAGTTTATTATCCCGACAAAACCCGTGTAGGCTGGTGGAAAAACGGCTATCCCGAATATTTTGCCAAAGTACTCAACGCCGCTAACTGGACGATCATCGATGTAAACCTCGATGGCGAACAGCTCGACCTGGCTAAATGTGAAGTAAGCAACTTTCGCCGGGAACTAAATATGAAAGTGGGTTTCCTCAAACGAAACTTCAATGCCAAAACAGCGGGCGGCAAAGTAGTAGAGGTAGAAGCCGTCCGCTTTTGCAGTATGGTTGATGATGAGGCCGCCGCTATAAAATATACCATCACCCCCATAAACTTTAGTGGAACCTTTACCCTGACACCTGCTATCGATGGTGATATAGCAAACAAAGACTCCAACTACGACGAAAAGTTCTGGGACGAGGTAAGTAAAGCCAGTCAACCCGATGGTGGCTACGTGGTCATGCGTACCAAAAAAACGGGCTTTGAAGTAGCCACGGGCATGAAGTTCAGCCTTTTGCAAAACGGGCAAGCTGTGTCGGCCAATGCAGAAGCTATCGCCAAAGAAAAATATATAGCCTCTGCGATAACTGTGCAGGCACAGCAGGGGCAAAGTATTAGCATGATCAAATATGTGGCTAATCTATCTTCGCAAAATCACAAACCAGAAGATCTGGTGGCTAATCTGAATGATACCCTTAACCGTATCAGTACCAAAGGATTTGACACCATGCTGGCCGAGCAAGCTGCCGCCTGGGCCAAAAAATGGGAACATAATGATATTATTATTGAGGGTGATGTATCGGCACAACAGGCCATCCGTTTTAATATATTCCAGCTCAATCAAACCTATACCGGCGAGGATGATCGCCTGAACATCGGTCCCAAAGGTTTTACCGGTGAAAAATACGGTGGCTCCACCTATTGGGATACCGAAGCTTATTGCGTACCTTTTTACCTGGCCACCGCCGATCAGAAGGTAACCCGCAACCTGCTTCTGTATCGCTACAAGCAATTGGGTAAAGCTATTGAGAACGCCGCCCTGCTGGGCTTTAAGGATGGCGCCGCCCTGTATCCTATGGTAACCATGGACGGTACCGAATGCCACAACGAGTGGGAGATCACTTTTGAGGAGATCCACCGCAATGGGGCCATCGCTTATGCCATTTTTAACTACGTGCGCTATACCGGCGATGAATCCTATTTAACCGACTATGGCCTGGAGGTTTTGATAGCCATTGCCCGTTTCTGGTCGCAACGGGTAAGCTGGTCGCAGGCTAAGGAACAGTATGTGATGCTGGGCGTAACCGGGCCAAACGAGTACGAAAATAATATCAACAACAACTGGTACACCAGCACTTTGGCTACCTGGTGCATGGGGTATGCCATGGAAGTGATTGAAAAAGTAAAAACCGCCGATAAAGTCAAATATGATGCTTTGGCTGCCAGGATAAATTTCGACGAAGCCACCGAAACATCAAGATATCAGCACATCATCGAAAAAATGTACTATGGCTACGACGAAAAGCTGCAGGTTTTTTTACAGCAGGACGGCTACCTGGACAAAGAGCAGATCCTGGTGAAAGACCTGCCCGCGGCCGACCGTCCGCTGAACCAGAAATGGAGCTGGGACAGGATCCTGCGGTCCTGCTATATCAAACAGGCTGACGTATTGCAAGGGATCTACTTTTTTGAAGACAGGTTTGATCTGGAAACCATTCGTCGCAACTTTGATTTTTATGAACCGCGCACCGTGCATGAGTCTTCCTTGTCGCCTTGTGTGCATGCCATATTAGCTGCCAAACTAGGCGACGAAGCCCGGGCCTATGAATTTTACCTGCGCACCGCCCGTTTGGATCTTGACGATTATAATAACGACACCGAGGATGGCTGCCATATCACTTCGATGGCCGGTACCTGGATGTCGGTTGTGGAAGGTTTTGGAGGTATGCGTGTGCGCGATGATAGGTTATCGTTCCAACCCTTTATTCCTGCAAAATGGTCGTCATTTTCGTTCCATATCGGTTTCAGGGGAGCATTGCTGAATGTTAAGGTAAGTAAGGATGGCGTGCAGATCAAAAATGCTTCGGATAAGGAAACCACAGTGGTAGTTTATGGTAATGAGCATGTGGTTGAGGGCAATGCAGAAGTAACGATCGCTATGTCTGTAGTCTGA
- a CDS encoding ferritin, with product MKDLLRIKSLISTEIEGLLNQQVKKEALSSSIYLSMASWCNRNGYDFSSDYFFKQAEEERHHQLKFYKYILDMGGNAVSPEVTGIKQEYNSFREVFEEALDQEISVTQSIKNIYARCMKEQDFVTMEFLNWFLKEQREEEYKARRALELFEVIGEEGTGRWQIDKHVGQIKYDSEA from the coding sequence ATGAAAGATCTACTCCGCATAAAAAGCCTTATTTCAACCGAAATTGAAGGGCTTTTAAACCAACAAGTAAAAAAAGAAGCCCTGTCTTCATCTATATATTTATCTATGGCTTCCTGGTGTAACCGTAATGGTTACGATTTTTCGTCCGACTATTTTTTTAAACAAGCTGAAGAAGAAAGACACCACCAATTAAAATTTTATAAATATATCCTGGATATGGGCGGCAATGCTGTATCGCCAGAAGTTACCGGCATTAAACAGGAATATAACTCCTTTCGCGAAGTGTTTGAAGAAGCTTTGGACCAGGAGATCAGCGTTACACAATCTATCAAAAATATTTATGCACGTTGCATGAAAGAGCAGGACTTTGTAACTATGGAGTTTCTGAACTGGTTCCTGAAAGAGCAACGCGAAGAAGAATACAAAGCCCGTCGTGCCCTTGAACTGTTTGAAGTTATCGGCGAAGAAGGTACTGGCAGATGGCAGATCGACAAACACGTTGGTCAGATCAAATACGATAGCGAGGCGTAA
- a CDS encoding VOC family protein has product MKAIEVISIPVTDQTRAKEFYQKLGFEILVDAPFGQGQQWVQLGFPGTAVSITLVNWFPEMPAGSVRGFVIKTDDLNADIKDLTAKGIELGTIDDTPWGKFLAIKDPDGNVMSLHAE; this is encoded by the coding sequence ATGAAAGCAATTGAAGTTATCTCTATCCCGGTTACTGATCAAACCCGGGCTAAAGAATTTTATCAAAAACTGGGCTTTGAAATTTTAGTCGACGCTCCTTTTGGCCAGGGTCAGCAATGGGTACAGTTAGGTTTTCCAGGCACGGCTGTTTCTATTACGTTAGTAAACTGGTTTCCTGAAATGCCAGCAGGCAGCGTCCGTGGCTTTGTCATTAAAACAGATGATCTGAACGCTGATATTAAGGACCTTACCGCCAAAGGCATTGAACTGGGAACCATTGATGATACTCCATGGGGAAAGTTTTTGGCCATAAAAGACCCTGACGGAAACGTGATGAGTCTGCATGCTGAGTAA
- a CDS encoding LuxE/PaaK family acyltransferase, producing the protein MNTPDKQQVFSIHNTTDFDQATLQVFRHQAKNCSVYGQFISGLKIDADKITSVEQIPFLPIEFFKSHRILSTNAPVELTFTSSGTTGMVTSRHLVSDKTWYEDSFRDAFQLFYGDIRDYTVLALLPSYLERDGSSLIYMVDDLIKQSQNPDSGFFLYNHDELYHQLQKQQAAKRPTLLIGVTFGLLDFIESYQINFPELIVMETGGMKGRRKEMIREELHDTLCKGFGVSHIHSEYGMTELLSQAYSKGDGIFECPPWMKIIIRDTNDPISTLAKGKTGGINVIDLANINSCSFIATQDLGKINTDGAFEVLGRFDQSDIRGCNLLIA; encoded by the coding sequence ATGAACACACCGGATAAACAACAGGTATTTTCTATCCATAACACAACCGATTTTGATCAGGCAACTCTGCAGGTCTTTAGGCATCAGGCCAAAAACTGCAGCGTTTACGGGCAATTTATTTCGGGACTAAAAATTGATGCGGATAAGATTACTTCGGTTGAGCAAATCCCTTTCCTACCGATAGAGTTTTTCAAATCGCACCGGATACTGAGTACTAATGCCCCGGTTGAATTAACGTTTACCAGTTCGGGTACTACAGGCATGGTTACCAGCAGGCATTTGGTAAGTGATAAAACCTGGTATGAGGATAGTTTCCGTGATGCTTTTCAATTGTTTTATGGTGATATCAGGGATTATACTGTATTAGCCTTGCTGCCATCATACCTGGAGCGCGATGGTTCATCACTCATTTATATGGTTGATGACCTGATCAAACAATCTCAAAATCCCGATAGCGGTTTCTTTTTATATAACCACGACGAACTATATCATCAGCTACAAAAACAACAAGCGGCCAAACGGCCCACCCTTTTGATCGGAGTTACTTTTGGTTTACTTGATTTTATCGAAAGCTATCAGATCAATTTTCCAGAATTGATTGTAATGGAAACCGGCGGCATGAAAGGCCGGCGTAAAGAAATGATCCGCGAGGAGCTGCATGACACGCTCTGCAAAGGCTTCGGCGTAAGCCACATACATTCAGAATATGGCATGACCGAACTACTGTCACAAGCCTATTCCAAAGGTGATGGTATTTTTGAATGCCCGCCCTGGATGAAAATCATCATCCGCGATACTAATGACCCTATCAGCACGTTAGCAAAGGGCAAAACAGGCGGCATCAATGTGATCGATCTGGCCAATATCAATTCCTGCTCATTTATTGCCACGCAGGATTTGGGTAAGATCAACACAGACGGCGCATTTGAAGTATTAGGCAGGTTTGATCAGTCAGACATCCGCGGATGCAATTTACTGATTGCTTAG
- a CDS encoding thermonuclease family protein, whose protein sequence is MFKKYHTCLLLCLLLLWGCNPKPANQYKVVKIKDGDTLGLLSNDNQQVTVRLAEIDCPEKSQAFGKAAKKFTSDLCFGKDVTLIGNTKDRYGRTIALVILPDGTNVNYQLVKNGFAWHYKAYSQSAELAQLEQNARENKLGLWQDANPTPPWEYRKEGRSSGYDNNPYKKHYKRKPKLEDVY, encoded by the coding sequence ATGTTCAAAAAGTATCACACCTGCCTTCTTCTATGTTTGCTATTACTCTGGGGTTGTAATCCTAAACCTGCTAATCAATACAAAGTAGTTAAAATAAAAGATGGTGATACACTGGGCCTGCTCAGTAATGATAACCAGCAAGTCACCGTTCGTCTGGCTGAAATTGATTGCCCCGAAAAATCACAGGCTTTTGGCAAAGCAGCCAAAAAATTCACCTCCGACTTGTGCTTTGGGAAGGACGTTACCTTAATAGGAAATACTAAAGACCGTTACGGCCGTACCATTGCCCTGGTCATTTTGCCCGACGGCACCAATGTCAATTATCAGTTGGTAAAAAATGGCTTTGCCTGGCATTATAAAGCCTATTCGCAAAGTGCAGAATTAGCCCAGTTGGAGCAAAATGCCCGCGAAAATAAGCTGGGCCTTTGGCAGGACGCCAACCCTACCCCACCCTGGGAGTATCGTAAAGAAGGCCGTTCATCCGGCTACGATAATAATCCATACAAAAAACACTATAAGCGTAAACCAAAGCTTGAGGATGTATATTAA
- a CDS encoding lipid-binding SYLF domain-containing protein, with amino-acid sequence MKTLKFLKFPLILSLFFVLISAKAGDKETERVHNAANVLKEFAKMSETIPHQLMEQSEGIVVIPKMINAGFGIGGKRGRGVAMVKLANGKWSDPVFVTLTGGSFGLQIGVQSVDLILVFHHKGVLTKVENGDFTIGGDISAAAGPVGRSSSASTDYKLEAEVYSYSRSRGLFAGITINGSNLAIDKSAIANFYGDKSTSQEVFASSKSDKDGVAALKEAVGAF; translated from the coding sequence ATGAAAACATTGAAATTTTTGAAGTTCCCATTGATTCTAAGCTTGTTTTTTGTGCTGATTTCGGCCAAAGCAGGCGATAAAGAAACGGAACGCGTACATAATGCTGCTAATGTATTAAAGGAGTTTGCCAAAATGAGTGAAACCATCCCGCATCAGTTAATGGAGCAGTCGGAAGGAATTGTTGTTATCCCTAAAATGATTAATGCCGGTTTTGGTATTGGTGGTAAACGGGGCAGAGGCGTAGCCATGGTAAAGTTGGCTAATGGCAAGTGGAGCGACCCTGTGTTTGTAACCCTAACCGGTGGTAGCTTTGGTTTACAGATTGGTGTACAATCTGTCGACCTGATCCTGGTATTCCATCACAAGGGAGTATTGACCAAAGTTGAAAACGGCGATTTTACCATCGGTGGCGATATTTCGGCAGCGGCAGGTCCTGTTGGTCGCAGCTCATCGGCCAGTACCGATTATAAGCTGGAAGCCGAGGTTTACTCTTACTCACGCAGCCGCGGTTTATTTGCCGGTATAACTATTAATGGTTCAAACCTGGCCATTGATAAAAGTGCCATCGCCAATTTTTATGGCGATAAATCTACTTCGCAGGAAGTTTTTGCTTCTTCAAAAAGCGATAAAGATGGAGTTGCTGCGCTAAAAGAAGCAGTTGGCGCATTCTAA
- a CDS encoding penicillin acylase family protein, which translates to MKFTKAFLSIAFTLALIWVLQKKFGPAPPFGDFLSPADGFWQNAESKNILPTTHLMLPGLTGKVTIKYDENRIPHIFADNEHDLYYAQGYITATERLWQMDIQTRQAAGRLAEVLGPQLLEVDRYHRRMGMVYGAEKTLKAMMNEPAVRQMVLAYTDGINAYIHRLHPRQYPIEFKLLDYAPEDWKPINCAFLLKLMSETLAGGSNEFAMSNILKKFGPQTTGDLFPDYPFHEDPIIPSGTKWDFKPLTIPKPSASFLAQMNDSAKRMVKAEGIGSNNWAVAGNKTANGYPILANDPHLNLTFPSIWYQIQLTAPSVNVYGVSLPGSPCVILGFNNNISWGITNVDADILDWYQIKFRDNKKEEYWYNNQWNKTNRRVEVINIRGQEPLYDTVIYTHHGPVVYEDKTKQGKGNDFVPVGDALRWIAHDESDELMAMYILNRGKNYTDYRKALTYFNAPASNFVFASKDNDIAITPNGKYPLKYRDQGKFILDGTDPADDWHGWIPFDQNPTVKNPPRGFVSSANQSSTDPTYPYYINWSFASYERGKRINDRLTAMQKATVDSMRILQTDTYSIRAQDVLPTLLKYLDVTRLDHDQLSALSMVKNWDKFYSVGSTGASIFNSWWVQFYGMVWSDEFKDKDLQENYPSMDRTEKLLIQQPGAKWFDNVNTPAKETCADIVTQSFKTAVAGLVKKYGKPGPAWAWGKVKKMEITHLTRQEAFSSGNFESGGAGSTVNALHDGHGPSWRMVVQMGPTVKGYGILPGGESGNPGSFFYDDMLKIWQKGELKELLFLQAPDEMSDRVKTTLTINSK; encoded by the coding sequence ATGAAGTTTACAAAAGCGTTTTTATCGATCGCCTTTACACTCGCCCTGATTTGGGTACTGCAAAAAAAATTTGGCCCGGCACCGCCATTCGGCGATTTTTTAAGTCCGGCTGATGGTTTTTGGCAAAATGCCGAAAGCAAGAATATTTTACCAACTACGCATTTGATGCTTCCCGGGCTTACCGGTAAGGTGACCATTAAGTATGATGAGAACCGCATCCCGCATATTTTTGCCGACAACGAACATGACCTGTACTATGCACAGGGCTACATAACTGCTACCGAGCGTCTTTGGCAAATGGACATACAAACCCGCCAGGCTGCCGGCCGGCTGGCCGAAGTGCTTGGCCCCCAGCTGCTCGAGGTCGACCGTTATCATCGCCGTATGGGTATGGTTTATGGCGCCGAAAAAACCTTAAAAGCCATGATGAACGAGCCGGCCGTGCGCCAGATGGTACTGGCTTACACCGATGGTATTAATGCCTACATTCATCGCCTGCACCCACGCCAGTATCCCATTGAATTTAAACTGCTTGATTATGCACCGGAAGATTGGAAGCCCATTAACTGCGCTTTCTTACTCAAGCTGATGAGCGAAACACTGGCGGGAGGTTCCAATGAATTTGCCATGAGCAACATTCTCAAAAAGTTTGGCCCGCAAACTACCGGTGACCTTTTCCCCGATTATCCTTTTCATGAAGATCCTATAATACCTTCGGGCACCAAATGGGATTTTAAACCGCTTACCATTCCAAAGCCATCCGCAAGTTTCCTGGCCCAGATGAATGACAGCGCTAAGCGCATGGTAAAGGCAGAAGGCATAGGCAGTAACAACTGGGCTGTAGCCGGTAATAAAACGGCTAATGGATATCCTATTTTGGCCAACGACCCACACTTAAATCTCACTTTTCCGTCTATTTGGTACCAGATACAGCTTACAGCACCTTCTGTAAATGTGTATGGAGTATCGTTACCCGGTTCGCCCTGCGTTATATTAGGTTTTAATAATAACATCAGCTGGGGTATTACCAATGTAGATGCCGATATTTTGGATTGGTACCAAATCAAATTCAGAGATAATAAAAAGGAAGAATACTGGTACAACAACCAATGGAATAAGACCAATCGCCGTGTAGAAGTAATCAACATTCGCGGTCAGGAACCTTTATATGATACGGTTATCTACACGCATCACGGCCCGGTGGTTTATGAAGATAAAACCAAACAAGGAAAGGGTAATGATTTTGTACCGGTGGGTGACGCTTTAAGATGGATAGCCCATGATGAATCGGACGAACTGATGGCTATGTATATTTTAAACCGGGGTAAAAACTATACCGATTACCGTAAAGCGCTTACCTACTTTAATGCCCCGGCCTCTAACTTTGTATTTGCCAGTAAGGATAATGATATCGCCATCACCCCCAACGGCAAATACCCATTAAAATATCGTGATCAGGGTAAATTCATACTGGATGGTACCGACCCTGCCGACGACTGGCATGGCTGGATTCCGTTTGATCAAAATCCTACGGTAAAAAACCCTCCGCGAGGTTTTGTAAGTTCGGCCAATCAATCATCAACAGATCCAACTTATCCGTATTATATCAATTGGTCGTTTGCCTCTTATGAACGTGGTAAGCGTATAAACGACAGACTTACCGCTATGCAAAAAGCAACGGTGGATAGTATGCGTATCCTGCAAACCGATACCTATAGCATCCGCGCACAGGATGTGCTGCCAACCCTATTAAAATATCTTGACGTTACCAGATTAGATCATGATCAGCTATCGGCATTAAGCATGGTTAAAAACTGGGATAAATTTTATAGCGTTGGCTCAACCGGGGCATCAATTTTTAACTCGTGGTGGGTACAATTTTATGGAATGGTTTGGAGCGATGAATTTAAGGATAAGGACTTGCAGGAAAATTATCCCTCTATGGACAGAACCGAAAAGCTATTGATACAACAACCCGGTGCCAAATGGTTTGACAATGTGAATACACCTGCTAAAGAAACCTGTGCAGATATTGTTACCCAGTCATTTAAAACCGCTGTTGCCGGTTTAGTAAAAAAATACGGTAAACCTGGCCCGGCATGGGCATGGGGCAAGGTTAAAAAAATGGAGATAACTCACCTTACCCGCCAGGAAGCTTTTAGCTCTGGCAATTTTGAATCGGGTGGAGCAGGTTCAACCGTAAATGCCCTGCATGACGGGCACGGTCCGTCATGGCGCATGGTGGTACAAATGGGGCCAACAGTAAAAGGGTACGGCATTTTACCCGGTGGCGAATCGGGCAATCCCGGCAGTTTTTTTTATGATGATATGCTAAAAATCTGGCAAAAAGGGGAGCTAAAAGAATTGCTGTTCCTTCAAGCACCCGATGAAATGTCTGATCGTGTCAAAACAACATTAACAATAAACAGCAAATAA
- a CDS encoding DUF6624 domain-containing protein produces MRILVIKTMFILALLCGYLMVAPSAQVFKKNTALIKQIDSMFKTDQFWRIEFTKKYRKEKSVYSDEIIQKNWAEADRINELKAKSIIKKYGYPGYDLVGSSSDSFWAIVQHCDDDIPFQERVLALMKQQIAKNNASKEKYAYLTDRILVNKDQKQIYGTQLSRDSKTGKYSPFPLKDPKLVDQLRQEVGLEPLATYVKNFQ; encoded by the coding sequence ATGAGAATATTAGTTATAAAAACAATGTTTATTCTGGCATTGCTATGTGGATACCTCATGGTAGCGCCATCGGCACAAGTATTTAAAAAAAATACCGCGTTGATAAAACAGATCGACTCTATGTTTAAAACCGATCAGTTTTGGCGTATAGAGTTCACCAAAAAATACCGGAAAGAAAAATCGGTTTACAGCGATGAAATTATCCAAAAAAACTGGGCAGAAGCTGATCGTATTAACGAATTGAAAGCAAAGTCAATTATCAAAAAATACGGCTACCCGGGTTACGATTTGGTTGGCAGTTCGAGCGATAGTTTTTGGGCCATTGTTCAGCATTGTGATGATGATATACCTTTCCAGGAGCGGGTATTAGCCTTGATGAAGCAGCAAATTGCTAAAAATAATGCCAGCAAAGAGAAATATGCCTATCTCACCGATCGTATCCTGGTTAATAAAGATCAAAAGCAAATTTATGGTACGCAATTGTCCCGGGATAGTAAAACCGGGAAGTATTCACCATTTCCATTAAAAGATCCCAAATTGGTTGATCAACTTCGGCAGGAGGTTGGGCTTGAGCCACTTGCTACCTATGTAAAAAACTTTCAATAG
- a CDS encoding (2Fe-2S) ferredoxin domain-containing protein: MGKFTIPDKVLYVCVGSKCGKKGGKDMFKLAKAYAKHHHGHEEIEVIETECTDRCKYAPICSIQPGNTWLKEYHPKDVLKLMDLI, encoded by the coding sequence ATGGGGAAATTTACCATACCAGACAAAGTACTGTATGTATGCGTTGGTAGCAAGTGCGGCAAGAAGGGTGGCAAGGATATGTTTAAACTGGCTAAAGCATACGCCAAGCATCATCACGGTCACGAAGAAATTGAAGTTATAGAAACAGAATGTACCGACAGGTGTAAATATGCCCCCATATGCAGTATCCAGCCAGGAAATACCTGGTTAAAGGAATATCACCCTAAGGATGTATTGAAGTTGATGGATTTGATATAA
- a CDS encoding SRPBCC family protein — protein MKRDLVIKWHFPHSPEKVWECITNPELISQWLMKNDFKPVVGHQFQFHSKPLPKMGWDGIVYCEVLEVIPNQKLVYTWKGGPRPGIIGLDTLLTWTLSPDGEGTRLVLEHSGFKGLKNMLSSIFMESGWKKHITRRMIKILNEIPGV, from the coding sequence ATGAAAAGAGACCTTGTTATCAAATGGCATTTTCCGCACTCTCCAGAAAAAGTATGGGAATGTATTACCAATCCAGAACTGATTAGCCAATGGCTCATGAAAAATGATTTTAAGCCTGTGGTTGGCCACCAATTTCAGTTTCATAGCAAACCATTGCCTAAAATGGGTTGGGATGGTATTGTTTATTGCGAAGTACTGGAAGTGATACCTAACCAGAAACTGGTATATACCTGGAAAGGCGGTCCAAGGCCCGGTATTATAGGTTTAGATACTTTGCTTACCTGGACACTAAGCCCCGATGGAGAAGGCACCCGTTTGGTATTGGAGCATAGCGGCTTTAAAGGGCTTAAAAACATGCTCTCCAGTATATTTATGGAATCCGGTTGGAAAAAACACATCACTCGCCGAATGATTAAAATACTAAATGAAATACCAGGAGTTTAA
- a CDS encoding PH domain-containing protein: protein MIEKFLNEEQDPKAVEKVYSRLVDLLSSGEEIIYIAVQKKPLVNLFPDCIAITNKRVLFFTPANLGLSIKFVDFVWKDIVDVHTKEEIIGAVFSVKTTNGAEMAVDYLPKIQGRKLYQYAQERKEIEREARRQRDLEQKRAESGSIQFDNPAAARTTTAQQAFTAPAPVVVEQPAPTPVAPPAPAPAPVVHEAPKPDELTEKLKKLKTLFDNGLISQEEYNHKKLDLLSDL from the coding sequence ATGATTGAGAAATTTTTAAACGAGGAACAGGATCCTAAAGCAGTTGAAAAAGTATATTCCCGCCTGGTAGACCTGCTATCTTCTGGTGAAGAGATCATTTATATAGCGGTTCAGAAAAAGCCATTGGTAAACTTATTTCCGGATTGCATTGCCATTACCAACAAACGTGTGTTATTTTTTACCCCGGCCAACCTGGGCTTATCTATCAAGTTTGTTGATTTTGTTTGGAAGGATATTGTTGATGTACATACCAAAGAAGAAATCATTGGTGCTGTATTTAGCGTAAAAACCACCAATGGCGCCGAAATGGCCGTTGATTACCTACCCAAGATCCAGGGCCGTAAATTATATCAATATGCCCAGGAGCGTAAAGAAATTGAGCGCGAAGCCCGTCGCCAGCGTGATCTGGAACAAAAACGTGCCGAATCAGGCTCTATTCAGTTTGACAATCCCGCTGCTGCCCGTACAACCACTGCACAACAAGCCTTTACTGCGCCAGCTCCGGTAGTTGTTGAACAGCCCGCACCAACTCCTGTTGCTCCGCCAGCACCGGCACCCGCACCAGTTGTGCATGAAGCGCCAAAGCCGGATGAGCTTACCGAAAAATTAAAAAAATTAAAAACGTTGTTTGATAACGGCCTGATATCCCAGGAAGAATACAATCACAAAAAACTCGATCTGCTGAGTGATTTGTAA